The genomic window TTCGCCGTTGCCGGCAGCATCGTCGCAGGCGGTTATCAGCTTGGCTGTCAGAACGCCTGTCTCATCAACATATGTCGCATCGTAAGCCAGTGCGAGCAGGCCGCTTACCGCTGCACAGATAAGCGTCAGCACGAGCGGCGGCAGGATATATCTCTTAAGCATCGCTCTCACCGCTTTCTTCAGCCTTTACATACCTGCCGAGAGGTGACTTCTTCTCGGTGGCCATATCAATAAGGGGCGTTGCTATGTTCATCAGCAGTATCGAGAACGACACGCCCTCGGGGTATCCGGCGTAGAACCTTATCACGCAGGTGAGCAGGCCGCAGCCTATGCCGAAGATGAACTTGCCTGTCGTGGTGATAGGTGTAGTGACATAATCTGTCGCCATAAAGAAAGCACCCAAGATAAGTCCGCCGCTTAGTATCTGATAAAGCCCGTCATGCCCTGTGACAGCCGAGAAGACGAACACCGTGCCGATAAATGCAAGCGGTGTGACAGGGTTTATGACGTTTCTTGCTATGAGGTAGAAGCCGCCGAAAAGCAGAGCCGCCTTACACGTCTCGCCAAGGCAGCCGCCGATATTGCCGAGGAAAAGATCCTGGTATGATACGGGGTCGCTCACGAGAGGGGTAGCCCCTGTCACGATATCCTTATCATCATAGAAAGGCACAGCCCAGTTCGTCATAGCCGCCGGGAAAGAGAGCATGAGCACTATCCTGCCGACGATAGCCGGGTTTGCGAAGTTATGCCCGAGGCCGCCGAAAAGCTGCTTTGTGATGACGACAGCGACAAACACGCCGATAAACGCCTTGAAATAGGATATCGTCACAGGCAGGTTGAATGCAAGCAGCATACCCGTCACGGCCGCCGAGAGGTCGCCTATCGAGCTCTCACGCTTCATCACGAGGTTACACAGTCTTTCGAGCGCCATAGCGCTTATCATACAAAATCCCGTCAGCATAAGCGCCCTGCCCCCGAAAACAAATCCCGAGACAACGAGCGCCGGTATCAGTGCAATGATAACATCTGTCATTATCCTTGCCGTTGATGTACTCCCTCTCTCATGAGGGGAAGCGGTGACTGTAAGTTTTTCCATCATATATTCTCCTATATAAATGCATAATTATCTCAGGTAACAGGTTACAGGTAACAGGTAACAGGTATGGTGTGCGCCAAAGGCGCACGGTATGGCCATTCGGCCGTGTTTGTCAGACGATTTCAGCTAAATCGTAGGATATGCATTTCCGAAGGGTCGAGGGGCGACCGGAAAGCCCCTCGTGTACCCCCTGAAAACGAGAGAGCCGCCTTGAAGGAAAGCAACCGGACGTATCAGCTCAGGGGTAGTCTCTCACTATCCTCACGCTACAGTAGGGGGGCTTTCCGGTCGCCCCCCTGCTCCGGCTGCGCCTACGCCACCCCCTTCGGGGTTGCAAGTCCTACGATTTAGCTGAAATCGTCCGACTGACAGGCCGAATGGCCATACGTCGGCGCCAGCCGACACCTTAACTGTTAACTGTTAACTGATAACTGTTAACTATTTTTTCAGTACCATTGCCTTTGCCAGCTGGTGCTTGGCGGCAAGGTCACGCCTTGCGGGGCAGACGTAGGAGCAGGCGCCGCAGTTCATGCAGAGATTGACTTTGAGCGCAGTCAGACGCTGCTTGTCTTTTCTGTCGTAGGCCTTTTCAAGCTCGGTCGGCATGAGCCCCATAGGGCAGGCGCTTATGCAGCGGCCGCAGCGTATGCAGGCAGTCTGCCTGTGAGCTTCGATGTATTTCTTGTCTTTTATCGGCTCGGTGAAAGCCAGCAGGGCATTCGCTGTCTTGATGAGCGGATAGCCCGGGTCGTAGGTGCAAAGCCCCATCATAGGGCCGCCTACCAGCAGCTTCCAGACCTTTTCGGCATCACAGTCGGCGTATTCCAATATGCTCCTGAGCGGCGTGCCGATGACAGCCCTTATGTTGCAGGGAGTGCGCACGGCAGAGCCGTCAACAGTCAGCCTTCTCTTTACAAGCGGCATACCTGTTTTAAGATAGCTGTCGATAAAGCCTGCTGTGGATACGTTCATGACGATAACGCCCTTGTCCGCCGGGAATTCGCCCTCTTTGACTATCATCCCGGTGCAGGAATAGGTTATCATCTTTTCAGCACCCTGCGGATATTCGCTCCTTAAGGTCTTTACCGTGATGTAAGGCTCGTTTGCCGTGAGCTGCTGCATCTTTTCGATAGCATCGGGCTTGTTTGCCTCAATGCCTATTATGCACTTTGGTATATCAAGGTATCTCATGACGCTCTTTGCACCGGATATGACGTTTTCGGCGTTTTCGAGCATCTCTCTGTGGTCTGAGGTGATGTACGGCTCGCACTCGGCACCGTTTAAAACAAGGCAGTCTATCTGCTTATCCTTCGCAGCCGAGAGCTTGACGTGGGTGGGAAATCCTGCACCGCCCAGACCGCAGCAGCCCGATTCTCTGACAGCTTCAATAAACTCCTCACGGCTGTTTATCACAGGCGGCTTTACCTCGTCGCTGAGCGTCTGCTGCCCGTCGCATTTTATGACCACGGCCTTGCAGACCTTGCCGTTTGCGAGCAGCACCTCGGTGATACCCGTCACCTCGCCCGAAACGCTTGAATGCACAGGCGCTGAGAGCAGGGCGTTTGTGTAGCCTATCTTCTGCCCGACCCTGACCAGGTCGCCGTTTTTGACGAGCGGCTCGCAGGGTGCGCCCATGTTCTGCTCCATCATTATGCTGACACTCTCAGGCAGCGGCAGCTCAACCGTTTCAGCCTGTGCGGTGTTCTTTTTTTCTTTAAGGTGTATTCCACGAAAAAGCATATATCAGTGTTCCTCCGCTCTATTCCCCGGTCATGGATATCCTTCCTTCAAGCGAGGGGGAATAGTGTATATTATTGTCTTTGTCTATCGCAATTACCTCTATGCTGTCATCTTCAAGGTACCTGTCAAGCCCCTTTGTGCCGCCTATGAATATGGCAGTAGACAAAAAGTCGCTTTTCAGCCCGTCCTGACAGATGACGGTAACGCTTGCAAGGTCGCTCTCGCTGGGGCGGCCTGTGGCAAGGTCGAGGATATGTATGTATCTCTTACCGCCCGACTCGAAGTATCTTTCATACCCTCCCGAGGTCGAGACAAAGCAGCTGCCGCTCTCGAATTTCAAAAGCAGCCTGTCAGGCGACGAGGGGTCTTTTATACCTGTCCTGAAAGGCTCGCCGTCCGGCTTGCTGCCGTAAAGCAGCGTGGACGAGCCGAGAGAGATCACAGCGCAGCCTGAGTTATCATCATCAAGCTGTTTTTTCACACGGTCAAGGATATACCCCTTTGCGACCGAGCCGAAATCAAGCTGCGTGCCTGAGGGGGCGTTTACCACGCTGCCGTCCTGCTGCAGCTTATCAAAGCCTGTTTTATCAAGCTCGGCTTTTATCTGCGTATCAGACGGCACACGGGGGCTGTCTGAGGTTATGCCCCAGAGCGAGATAAGGCCGCCGCAGGTGACATCTACGCCGCCGTACTGCTCGTAGAGCTGCTTTGAGCGCTCAAAGACCTCCTCTGATGCCCCTGTGAGCACGGCGCTGCCGACAGTGTTGAATTTGCTCACATCGCTCTCAGAGTCGTACCGATCAAGCTCCTTGCCAAGGCGCTCTATCGTCGAGCGGTATGGGGTCAGGTCATCTGTGCCGTAGACAGTCACCTCGCACATGGTATCGAGCGCAAAAAACGAAGAAGTCAGCGCTTCCTCCTCCTGCTGCGAGCTCTTTCTCTGAACAAACAGCAGTATACCGCCGAAAAGTATCAGCGCTATGCCGAAGCACACGCCGAAAAGAGCTGTTTTGTGTTTCATATCCTTATGACCTCATAAATTTGTCATGTCATTATGTCTTATTCTTCTCTTGAAAAAAATATTAAACTGTGTTATAATGTATCTGGAACATGGGAAGCTGTTTGCTCGACCTCCCCGACAAAGGCTCTCAGCGCTGCCGACATTTCAGGCTCAAGCTCTATGCTCTTAGCGCAGGCCTTCTTGCGTGAAAGAGCACCAGGCAGCATATTTTCAAGGTCGCTTTGTGACCTTCTGAGCGCTGCGTCGAGCTGCTCCTCCGAGAGCTTGAAGAGCCTGGTGTTCTTGTGTCTTGGGTTTGCGCAGTAAAGCTCACGCAGGACTTTATAGATATGCAGCTTTATATATGTATCGCAGAGCTTCTTTTCGCTTTCATCGAGCGGTGCTGCGAGCAGCTGTTCGATATCTGCCGCCTCGCTCAGATCTGTCTTTTTATCAGCATCATACGGCTGCGCCTTATCCTCCCCGAGGATAAACGCAAGGCTGCACTCATACGCCTCGCACAGAGCAAGGATATCGCCAAGGCCAAGCTCTCTGCTGCCCGACTCATACGCCGACAGCAGCGACTGTTTTATCTTAGTCTTTTGCTCGACGGTCTTCTGGGTGATCCCTTTTTCATGGCGGATATCACGCAGTCTCTGCCTTACCTCCGCCACACGGCCGCTTGTATTTATTTCACTGCTCATAACGAACACCCCTTTGGCAGGTAACAGGTAACAGGTAACAGGTAACAGTTGAGGTGCGCCTGACGGCGGTTATTGCAAGTTTCGCTTTGCGAAACTTGGCTGTCTGCGCAAGCAGACGAGCCCCATATCGGGCGATATGTGACTGAGGAAAGGCAAGTCCGAAGGGGGTGAGCGGCAGCTACGCTGCCGCAGGGGTGGCGCATGAGCTGTCTGCGACAGCTCAAAAGCCCCCCTACCCGTAGCGTAGGATAAGGAGAGACTACCCTTGTAGCTAAATTGTGGGGGCTGCTTACCTTCAAGGGAACGCTCTCGTTCTCAGGGGGTACACGAGGGGCTTTCCGGTCGCCCCTCGACCCTTCGGCTGTGCGCCTTTGGCGCACCTCAACTATTCACTATTCATTCTTCACTATTCACTATTCACTAAGCGAAGCGTTTCCGCCCGATATGGGGCTCGTCTGCTAACGCAGACAGCCAAGTTTCGCAAAGCGAAACTTGCAATAAGCGGCGTAAGCAGGACACCTCAATTATGCATTATGCATTTTGCATTTTGCATTATTCATTGCAGCACCTCTTTTTATTATATAATAATTTTTACAATTTGTAAATAGTAATATTCACCATAAAAACGCCTGCCCCCGGTGGGGCAATTTGAAACAACGGAGTTGATCTTATTATGAAGGGCTACAGGCTTCAGCTCATACGCCACGGAATGACGAGCGCAAACTTAGAAGGCAGATACATCGGCACGACCGACCTGCCGCTTTGCAGCGAAGGCACCGAAGAACTCTACAAGAAGATAGAGAACAGCGAATACCCCTATGTACAGAGGGTCTACTGCTCGCCGCTCAAAAGATGCACGCAGACGGCGGCGCTTTTATACCCTAACGCTTCTGTGACTATAGTCGAGGAGCTCAGGGAAATGGACTTCGGCGAGTTTGAGAACAAAAAGGCCGAGGAGCTGATAAACGACCCTGCCTACAGGAAATTCATGCAGGGCGGTATTGACAACCCTCCCCCCGGAGGCGAGAGTATGCAGAGCGTCGTCGAGCGCTGCTACGCCGCCCTTGCAAAGATAATCGCCGCCATGATGAGCGAGGGACTGACAAACTGCGCTGTCGTGACGCACGGCGGGATCATCATGAATATGCTCAGCTGCTTCGGTATGCCGAAGATAGACCCCTCACAGCTCTCCTGCGATTTCGGCGAGGGCTTTGAGATACTTATCTCGGCTTCAATGTGGCAGCGCTCAAACTGCTTTGAGATACTCGGCAGAGTACCTTTCTTACCATTCGAGGGTGATACTGATGCTGACTAACAGAGAGATAGCCAAAAAGGCCAGGGAGATACACCGCCGCTGCTGGGCGCAGGGCGTTTTCCTGCACTTTTATTTACTGTTTGTGATACTGCTCATTCTTGTATCTGCAAGAGTGTTCACGCTGCTTTACGAATCCGGCACACCGCCTTTCAACATGATAAAGAACTATGTGCCAAAGGTCACGCAGCTGATATTCTTAGCAGGGCTGACAGCTATAACGCTGCTTGTTATCTATATCCCGGCGCTTTATATGCTAAGGCGCTACTACATAGGCATGGTGCAGAATGACAGGATAAGCACGACAAGGCAGTATTTCGGCGCAAACCTTTCCGGCACAAAGCTGATAGCCATGAGGTGCGCTGTCACGATGCTGTTTTTAAAGCTTTTCACGCTGCTGCCGGCGCTGATGAGCTCATATATAGTTTACCGCTGCGCATTCGTCGCACGCCTTGAAAACCTGAGCAAGCTGATACTTATCATATTCATGCTGGCTCTGGGCTTCACGCTCGTGTGGGTGGGCTTCTGGTTAAAATACTGCATATCCCTGAGCCTTACGAGATACATAGTCACCCTCAGCCCCAAGATGAATATATTCGATGCCTGCGACCTTTCATGCAGGCTGATGGATTCAAAGCACATGAGATATGTCTCATTCTGGTTCTACAACTTAAAATTCCTGCTGCCGTGCCTGGCAGTTTTCCCGATACCGCTGGCTATCCCTTATGTAAAGCTGTCATACACGCTCTTTGTCAAGGAGATACTCGGCACCTACTGGCAGGACAAGTATCCGCTGATGATCGAGCGCTGGAGGCGAAGAAGTGCTGCACACGTTTAAGGCGCAAAAGCCCTGCCGGCTGAGCGACTTTCTTGCAAGAAACGGCGTGTCACGCTCGCTTTTGTGCTATCTTAAGCAGCACGAGGGCGCTATAACCGTAAACGGCAAGCCTGCGCATACCGACTATCATCTCTCGCCCGGCGACATAGCAGGGATAGACGAGCCTGCAGAGCGGTCTGACGATATACTCCCGGTAAAGAGCGACCTGGTCACTGTATTATATGAGGACAGAGAGGTGATAGTGCTTGACAAGCCGCCTTTCATGCCCTCGCACCCTTCCGCAAGGCACCATGACGACACGCTCGCAAACCACTATGCCTACATATCAGGCGGTGGGGTGTTCCACTGCATAAACCGCCTTGACCGTGACACCTCGGGCTGCTGCCTGATAGCAAAAAGCCGCTACAGCGCCGCACTTGCCGCAAAGACAGTGCGCAAGACCTACTACGCCATATGCGAGGGCGACCCGGGCAGCGAGGGGGTCATCGAGATACCGATAAGGCGCAAGAGCGGCTCGGTGATAGAGCGTGAATGCGCCCCCGACGGGCAGTATGCAAAGACTATATTCAAAACACTCAAAAGAAACGAGCGCTATTCGCTTTGCGAGGTCACGCTCGAAACAGGGCGCACGCATCAGATACGGGTGCATTTTTCACACACAGGCCACCCTCTCGCCGGGGACGATATGTACGGCGGCAGTCTTTTGGACATTCCCCGTCAGGCGCTTCACTGCGGCAGGCTGAAATTTGTTTCGCCCGACGAAAACGTTGATGTCTGCATTGAGGCTCCCCTGCCGGAGGATATGCTCGGTTTAGTCAAGGCTTTTCGTTAAATGTTTACAAAAATTCATCCGAAAGTATGTCGCTTTTATTGTAAAAACAATAAAATAATTACCTCTTTTTTGTACAATTATGAACCGCAAACGTTTTCTTCACGAAATATTAACTGAAAATTTTTCGTTTGTCAATCAAAACGTTTTCGCAAAGGTGTATAATTGTAGTATAGAGTAATAGTACAATTTATCGTACTTGTGAGCTGACAGAAAGGAGAGTGCAGATATGCTTAAGAAGTTTTACATCACCAAGGCAGCTGAAGGGGTAAACGCTCCGAGCCTTGACAGATTCCAGAGAATGGAGCAGCTCAATGATATGCTGCACCTCGGCTGGGTCATCAAGGGCTTTGAGAATACCGGAAGTGAGAGCTACTTCCTGCTTGAAAAGGCATAATATCACGGCGGCAGGCGACCCCTGCCGCTTTTTTAGTTAACAGTTGAGGAGTTAACAGTTAACGGTTGAGCCGAGAATTCCCCTAACAGGGGGGGGCGGAGGGGGCGGCCGAATGGCCATACCGTGCGCCTTTGGCGCACACCGTAACTATTCACTATTCATTCTTCACTATTCACTATTCACTGAGCGAAGCGTTACCGCCCGAATGGGCATAATGTCGGTGTGAGCCGACACATCAACTGTTAACTGTTACCTGTTAACTGTTACCTGTCATAGGCCTGTCATAGGCCTGTTATAGAGAGGAGAACAACATGGATACCCTTATACTTGTAATACTCGCACTTGTGGTTGTGCTGCTGGTAGTGCAGATAGTGCTGAGCCTGAGACAGCCCTCGGGCTCAAATGACGAGGAGATAAGAAAGCTCGGCTCGGAGATGCGGCGTGATATCGACAGCTCTGTCTCAAACATGGGGCAGCTGATAAGCAGCAATATGTCAGAGCGCTTAGGCACCCTCGAACAGCGCATATCGACGCTTGAAACAAACAGCGAGCAGAAGCTCGACATGATGCGTGAGACAATGGCAAAGCGCCTTTACTACATTCAGGAGGACAACAACAAGCGCCTTGACGAGATGCGCAGCACGGTAGACGAGCGCCTGCAAAAGAGCCTGGAGGGCAAGATAAGCGAGAGCTTCAAGACGGTAAACGAGCAGCTTGCCGAGGTCTACAAGGGGCTGGGTGAGATGCAGAGCATAGCCGCAGGTGTCGGCGACCTCAAAAAAGTCCTCTCAAACGTCAAGACAAGGGGTATCTTGGGCGAGATACAGCTTGGGAATATACTCTCCGAGATACTTGCGCCGTCG from Ruminococcus sp. NK3A76 includes these protein-coding regions:
- a CDS encoding RnfABCDGE type electron transport complex subunit D; the protein is MEKLTVTASPHERGSTSTARIMTDVIIALIPALVVSGFVFGGRALMLTGFCMISAMALERLCNLVMKRESSIGDLSAAVTGMLLAFNLPVTISYFKAFIGVFVAVVITKQLFGGLGHNFANPAIVGRIVLMLSFPAAMTNWAVPFYDDKDIVTGATPLVSDPVSYQDLFLGNIGGCLGETCKAALLFGGFYLIARNVINPVTPLAFIGTVFVFSAVTGHDGLYQILSGGLILGAFFMATDYVTTPITTTGKFIFGIGCGLLTCVIRFYAGYPEGVSFSILLMNIATPLIDMATEKKSPLGRYVKAEESGESDA
- the rsxC gene encoding electron transport complex subunit RsxC: MLFRGIHLKEKKNTAQAETVELPLPESVSIMMEQNMGAPCEPLVKNGDLVRVGQKIGYTNALLSAPVHSSVSGEVTGITEVLLANGKVCKAVVIKCDGQQTLSDEVKPPVINSREEFIEAVRESGCCGLGGAGFPTHVKLSAAKDKQIDCLVLNGAECEPYITSDHREMLENAENVISGAKSVMRYLDIPKCIIGIEANKPDAIEKMQQLTANEPYITVKTLRSEYPQGAEKMITYSCTGMIVKEGEFPADKGVIVMNVSTAGFIDSYLKTGMPLVKRRLTVDGSAVRTPCNIRAVIGTPLRSILEYADCDAEKVWKLLVGGPMMGLCTYDPGYPLIKTANALLAFTEPIKDKKYIEAHRQTACIRCGRCISACPMGLMPTELEKAYDRKDKQRLTALKVNLCMNCGACSYVCPARRDLAAKHQLAKAMVLKK
- a CDS encoding FAD:protein FMN transferase, whose translation is MKHKTALFGVCFGIALILFGGILLFVQRKSSQQEEEALTSSFFALDTMCEVTVYGTDDLTPYRSTIERLGKELDRYDSESDVSKFNTVGSAVLTGASEEVFERSKQLYEQYGGVDVTCGGLISLWGITSDSPRVPSDTQIKAELDKTGFDKLQQDGSVVNAPSGTQLDFGSVAKGYILDRVKKQLDDDNSGCAVISLGSSTLLYGSKPDGEPFRTGIKDPSSPDRLLLKFESGSCFVSTSGGYERYFESGGKRYIHILDLATGRPSESDLASVTVICQDGLKSDFLSTAIFIGGTKGLDRYLEDDSIEVIAIDKDNNIHYSPSLEGRISMTGE
- a CDS encoding helix-turn-helix transcriptional regulator, encoding MSSEINTSGRVAEVRQRLRDIRHEKGITQKTVEQKTKIKQSLLSAYESGSRELGLGDILALCEAYECSLAFILGEDKAQPYDADKKTDLSEAADIEQLLAAPLDESEKKLCDTYIKLHIYKVLRELYCANPRHKNTRLFKLSEEQLDAALRRSQSDLENMLPGALSRKKACAKSIELEPEMSAALRAFVGEVEQTASHVPDTL
- a CDS encoding histidine phosphatase family protein, with the translated sequence MKGYRLQLIRHGMTSANLEGRYIGTTDLPLCSEGTEELYKKIENSEYPYVQRVYCSPLKRCTQTAALLYPNASVTIVEELREMDFGEFENKKAEELINDPAYRKFMQGGIDNPPPGGESMQSVVERCYAALAKIIAAMMSEGLTNCAVVTHGGIIMNMLSCFGMPKIDPSQLSCDFGEGFEILISASMWQRSNCFEILGRVPFLPFEGDTDAD
- a CDS encoding RluA family pseudouridine synthase, translating into MLHTFKAQKPCRLSDFLARNGVSRSLLCYLKQHEGAITVNGKPAHTDYHLSPGDIAGIDEPAERSDDILPVKSDLVTVLYEDREVIVLDKPPFMPSHPSARHHDDTLANHYAYISGGGVFHCINRLDRDTSGCCLIAKSRYSAALAAKTVRKTYYAICEGDPGSEGVIEIPIRRKSGSVIERECAPDGQYAKTIFKTLKRNERYSLCEVTLETGRTHQIRVHFSHTGHPLAGDDMYGGSLLDIPRQALHCGRLKFVSPDENVDVCIEAPLPEDMLGLVKAFR